A single genomic interval of Chrysemys picta bellii isolate R12L10 chromosome 8, ASM1138683v2, whole genome shotgun sequence harbors:
- the THG1L gene encoding probable tRNA(His) guanylyltransferase isoform X1, with the protein MTKCAQTVMQELEDIVMAYGQSDEYSFVFKKKSNWFKRRASKFMTHVVSQFASSYVFYWKDYFKDQPLLYPPGFDGRVVLYPSNQNLKDYLSWRQADCHVNNLYNTVFWMLVQRSGLTPVQAQDRLKGTLAGDKNEILFSEFNINYNNEPLMYRKGTVLIWQKVNEVTTKRIKLPKESEEKEVEVARTRTKAVPLHCDIIGDQFWEEYPEILADS; encoded by the exons ATGACTAAGTGTGCCCAGACTGTGATGCAAGAGCTGGAGGATATTGTCATGGCTTATGGACAGAGTGATGAATacagctttgtttttaaaaagaaaagtaattGGTTTAAAAGAAGAGCAAG TAAGTTCATGACTCACGTCGTCTCCCAGTTTGCCTCCAGTTATGTTTTCTACTGGAAGGATTATTTTAAGGACCAGCCGCTCCTGTATCCACCAGGATTTGATGGACGAGTTGTCTTGTATCCCAGTAACCAGAATTTAAAGGACTATCTCAGCTGGAGACAAGCAGATT GCCACGTTAATAACCTCTATAATACAGTGTTTTGGATGCTTGTGCAGCGAAGTGGCTTGACACCAGTCCAAGCACAAGACAGATTAAAG GGAACTTTGGCTGGAGACAAGAATGAGATTTTATTTTCTGAATTCAACATTAACTACAACAATGAGCCCTTGATGTATAGGAAAGGAACTGTACTAATATGGCAGAAG GTTAACGAAGTCACTACAAAAAGAATAAAACTGCCAAAGGAAAGTGAAGAGAAGGAAGTTGAAGTGGCACGGACCAGGACTAAAGCTGTCCCACTGCACTGTGACATCATTGGGGACCAGTTCTGGGAGGAGTATCCAGAAATCCTAGCTGATAGCTGA
- the THG1L gene encoding probable tRNA(His) guanylyltransferase isoform X4, giving the protein MTHVVSQFASSYVFYWKDYFKDQPLLYPPGFDGRVVLYPSNQNLKDYLSWRQADCHVNNLYNTVFWMLVQRSGLTPVQAQDRLKGTLAGDKNEILFSEFNINYNNEPLMYRKGTVLIWQKVNEVTTKRIKLPKESEEKEVEVARTRTKAVPLHCDIIGDQFWEEYPEILADS; this is encoded by the exons ATGACTCACGTCGTCTCCCAGTTTGCCTCCAGTTATGTTTTCTACTGGAAGGATTATTTTAAGGACCAGCCGCTCCTGTATCCACCAGGATTTGATGGACGAGTTGTCTTGTATCCCAGTAACCAGAATTTAAAGGACTATCTCAGCTGGAGACAAGCAGATT GCCACGTTAATAACCTCTATAATACAGTGTTTTGGATGCTTGTGCAGCGAAGTGGCTTGACACCAGTCCAAGCACAAGACAGATTAAAG GGAACTTTGGCTGGAGACAAGAATGAGATTTTATTTTCTGAATTCAACATTAACTACAACAATGAGCCCTTGATGTATAGGAAAGGAACTGTACTAATATGGCAGAAG GTTAACGAAGTCACTACAAAAAGAATAAAACTGCCAAAGGAAAGTGAAGAGAAGGAAGTTGAAGTGGCACGGACCAGGACTAAAGCTGTCCCACTGCACTGTGACATCATTGGGGACCAGTTCTGGGAGGAGTATCCAGAAATCCTAGCTGATAGCTGA